The following are encoded in a window of Bacillus sp. SORGH_AS_0510 genomic DNA:
- a CDS encoding response regulator transcription factor encodes MSRSLNHHLDNLLKDAVKLLYQYQIDLNEEWRLMLQSLKNTKKKSTAVFEFISESLLKFFQLINDETLDIYRMLSELQDDWYSHFGRNPEPEALIFHLNLLENAAHKVLKSRIVYSSKLHPSVHYLFSKIGEVMLFQSEKETSSIWKDAVILFNEWIIRSQNFQESVENISFGFGYFLPFERCALFKFTNKESVGVGLFGHHLDTNEIQAIAEKISNIPVLNESLVKLKSQGHEMKNFQPIYIPVAENALPGKYVEKFGLTSLMIVPIYVPEEGKIIGGVVLDKGPGKQFTVDTSLFPALMKFGQSSGELLSKFIGADIKKPKYTEADSISLSPREIEIIKLLAEGASTAEAALKLYLSEFTVRDYISNIMKRLNAQNRTEVAVKAIRLGIIQ; translated from the coding sequence TTGTCGAGGTCTTTAAACCACCATTTGGATAATCTTTTAAAAGATGCTGTTAAACTTTTATATCAATATCAAATAGACCTTAATGAGGAGTGGAGATTAATGCTCCAATCCCTTAAAAATACAAAGAAAAAATCAACTGCTGTTTTTGAATTTATTAGTGAGTCTCTTTTAAAATTTTTTCAGTTAATTAATGATGAAACGCTTGATATCTATAGAATGTTAAGTGAACTGCAAGATGATTGGTATTCTCATTTCGGGAGGAATCCGGAACCTGAAGCGTTAATTTTTCATTTAAACCTGTTGGAAAACGCGGCCCATAAGGTATTAAAATCTAGAATCGTCTACTCCTCTAAATTACATCCTTCTGTCCATTATTTATTTTCAAAGATTGGTGAAGTGATGCTGTTTCAATCCGAAAAGGAGACATCAAGTATTTGGAAAGATGCAGTTATTTTATTTAATGAGTGGATTATTCGATCGCAAAACTTTCAGGAATCAGTTGAAAATATTTCCTTTGGCTTTGGCTATTTTCTTCCATTTGAGCGATGTGCCCTTTTTAAGTTTACTAATAAAGAAAGTGTTGGGGTGGGGCTGTTTGGTCACCATTTAGATACTAATGAGATTCAGGCGATTGCCGAAAAAATTAGTAATATTCCAGTTCTTAATGAGAGTCTTGTGAAGTTAAAGTCACAGGGACATGAAATGAAAAATTTTCAGCCTATTTATATTCCTGTCGCCGAGAATGCACTCCCTGGAAAATACGTAGAAAAATTCGGACTCACATCGTTAATGATAGTCCCAATTTATGTACCAGAAGAAGGGAAAATAATTGGTGGTGTCGTTCTAGATAAAGGTCCCGGAAAACAGTTTACGGTAGATACAAGCTTATTCCCGGCATTGATGAAGTTTGGGCAAAGCTCAGGAGAACTCTTATCAAAATTTATTGGAGCAGATATAAAGAAACCAAAATACACAGAAGCGGATTCGATATCCTTATCACCTAGAGAAATTGAAATTATTAAACTGCTGGCTGAAGGTGCTTCCACTGCGGAAGCTGCTTTAAAGCTTTATTTAAGTGAGTTTACAGTTAGGGATTACATATCTAATATCATGAAAAGACTAAACGCACAAAATAGAACGGAAGTAGCAGTAAAGGCAATAAGATTGGGAATTATTCAATAA
- a CDS encoding DUF6230 family protein: protein MNLATETVIIGGQTVKKRLLFALLGGFVFFGSLLGLFGVTGVAAAVPLSGVGEFTVSFDKMVGKDFQLLGGMADSVSRKNNPVAVNKIQHATIYGLEISKEITIPGLPTFRVVIESKNPDSPVEIDGLLQKATVVTGDAVFTNMEMKETYVADKDPLTQAAEGFTQSANTITINKGVLKTLYLWQDKVSLSNMKVFFEIPDKN, encoded by the coding sequence ATGAATTTAGCAACAGAAACAGTCATTATTGGGGGACAAACGGTAAAGAAAAGGCTTTTATTTGCATTATTAGGTGGATTTGTATTCTTTGGATCATTACTTGGACTGTTTGGAGTAACTGGCGTAGCCGCCGCTGTACCTCTAAGTGGTGTTGGGGAATTTACTGTAAGTTTCGATAAAATGGTAGGAAAAGACTTTCAATTACTCGGCGGAATGGCTGATAGTGTTTCCCGCAAAAATAATCCTGTTGCTGTAAATAAGATTCAACACGCTACTATATATGGTTTAGAAATTTCAAAAGAAATTACAATCCCTGGACTCCCTACATTCAGAGTAGTGATTGAGTCGAAAAATCCTGATAGCCCAGTTGAAATTGACGGGTTATTACAAAAAGCTACGGTTGTTACAGGTGATGCTGTGTTTACTAACATGGAAATGAAAGAAACATATGTTGCTGATAAAGATCCATTAACACAAGCAGCTGAGGGCTTCACTCAAAGTGCAAACACAATTACTATTAACAAAGGTGTTTTAAAAACCTTATACCTCTGGCAGGATAAAGTATCATTATCTAATATGAAAGTGTTCTTTGAAATTCCAGACAAAAATTAA
- a CDS encoding DUF6114 domain-containing protein, whose translation MNSTYSKRERFKNWRARRPFWGATLSSLSGLIILYVPAQLYELAATPGSTLFAGFFLGGLTLLMGILAFFMPRLTTLLGILAMFAAVLSILGALGGLFIGTILGIIGGAMMIAWKPEIAQRETSIQSQPDQIAEKEVASGKDVLPD comes from the coding sequence ATGAATTCTACTTATTCAAAACGTGAGCGGTTTAAGAATTGGAGAGCAAGGCGCCCTTTTTGGGGGGCGACCTTGTCATCCCTTTCAGGACTAATCATTTTATACGTACCAGCACAGCTTTATGAACTTGCAGCAACCCCCGGTAGCACATTGTTTGCAGGCTTCTTTCTCGGAGGCTTAACACTGCTAATGGGCATTTTGGCATTTTTTATGCCTAGGTTAACAACATTGCTTGGAATATTAGCTATGTTCGCGGCAGTTCTTTCCATTTTAGGTGCATTAGGAGGGCTTTTCATCGGAACCATTCTCGGAATAATTGGTGGAGCAATGATGATTGCTTGGAAACCTGAGATTGCACAAAGGGAAACAAGTATACAATCACAACCTGATCAAATAGCTGAAAAAGAAGTGGCATCTGGAAAGGACGTTTTACCGGATTAA
- a CDS encoding C40 family peptidase translates to MIKKVVVVSAAIITICIFPTQKTKAEEITTIQEQRSDVQTEISKNNEELLQVQNELEKISEQINRVEHAIMDNSNMIAETEGKVKSTQLEVEMLQQEVTFTKDRVAKRNEVLKKRALALQVSGRNVSYFDVLLGSSSFRDFVDRLGAVATIVEADQDLIQQHKEEQAELEKKQALVEEKLGDLKNLKIELEGMQSQILEQKQQNDALKEELKKREQEKLVEKAELVQKDTALATDLNNPLEANTFSLNLAIPTTSNEAINMVIHSGEKYIGNSVYVFGGGRNEYDISQGRFDCSAFVAWAFAQAGIKVGPHTDLLKDTGTRVAVSEARPGDLVFFDTYKIDGHVGIYLGGGKFIGSQSSTGIAIADMTQGYYQKKFNGRVMRIIND, encoded by the coding sequence TTGATTAAAAAGGTAGTAGTAGTCAGTGCGGCGATAATAACCATATGCATCTTTCCAACACAAAAAACTAAGGCAGAGGAAATAACCACAATTCAGGAGCAACGTTCGGATGTACAAACGGAGATTTCCAAAAATAATGAGGAACTTTTACAAGTTCAAAATGAATTGGAAAAAATTTCAGAGCAAATTAATAGGGTCGAACATGCGATCATGGATAATAGTAATATGATTGCCGAAACTGAAGGAAAAGTAAAATCCACTCAGTTGGAAGTGGAAATGTTGCAACAGGAGGTTACGTTCACAAAGGATAGAGTGGCTAAAAGAAATGAAGTATTAAAAAAGAGAGCATTGGCATTACAGGTGAGTGGAAGAAATGTTAGTTATTTTGATGTGTTACTAGGGTCATCGAGCTTTCGTGATTTTGTTGACCGATTAGGTGCTGTTGCCACCATCGTAGAGGCCGATCAGGATCTAATACAACAACATAAAGAAGAACAGGCAGAGCTTGAAAAGAAACAAGCGCTGGTAGAGGAAAAACTAGGTGATTTAAAAAATTTAAAAATAGAACTCGAAGGAATGCAGTCGCAAATCTTAGAACAAAAACAACAGAATGATGCTTTAAAAGAAGAGTTAAAAAAAAGAGAGCAAGAAAAATTAGTAGAGAAGGCTGAATTAGTTCAGAAAGATACTGCACTTGCTACAGATTTAAATAATCCTTTAGAAGCGAATACGTTTAGTTTAAATCTTGCCATACCTACAACATCCAATGAAGCAATAAATATGGTGATCCATTCAGGAGAAAAGTATATTGGCAATTCTGTTTATGTTTTTGGAGGGGGGAGAAATGAGTACGATATTTCTCAGGGAAGATTTGACTGTTCTGCATTTGTAGCTTGGGCGTTTGCACAAGCAGGAATTAAAGTAGGTCCACATACAGATTTATTAAAGGATACTGGAACAAGGGTTGCAGTTAGTGAGGCACGCCCAGGCGATTTGGTCTTCTTTGATACATATAAAATAGATGGGCATGTAGGGATTTATCTTGGCGGTGGAAAATTCATTGGTTCACAAAGCTCGACAGGTATTGCCATTGCCGATATGACACAAGGCTACTATCAGAAAAAATTTAATGGACGTGTAATGAGAATTATTAATGATTAA
- the phaQ gene encoding poly-beta-hydroxybutyrate-responsive repressor, whose translation MVNQDNPAVNPSKNFVLPFILLLLSKVSLHGYELSQKLEAFGFKTLDQGNLYRLLRQLEKDELVSSEWDTTGSGPAKRRYSITKAGVTYLKGYANQLETYQSLLDQFFKMYTSFLELYIPSFQKKDPIEKENNGKRRRKDDGAEEK comes from the coding sequence ATGGTAAACCAAGACAATCCAGCTGTTAATCCATCAAAAAATTTTGTGCTGCCATTTATTTTATTGCTTCTTAGTAAAGTTTCGCTCCATGGTTATGAACTTAGCCAGAAATTGGAGGCATTCGGGTTCAAAACGCTTGACCAAGGGAATTTATACAGATTACTAAGGCAACTAGAAAAAGACGAGCTTGTTTCATCAGAATGGGATACAACTGGGAGTGGTCCCGCTAAAAGAAGATATTCTATTACAAAAGCTGGTGTTACATATTTAAAAGGCTATGCGAACCAACTAGAAACGTACCAATCCCTCTTAGATCAATTCTTTAAGATGTATACCAGTTTCCTTGAGCTCTATATTCCTTCATTTCAAAAGAAGGATCCCATAGAGAAAGAAAACAATGGAAAAAGGAGGAGGAAGGACGATGGTGCAGAAGAAAAATGA
- a CDS encoding alpha/beta fold hydrolase, which translates to MEKSKWSKMGIPYLHFGSGEPLVLIHGLGEVKEGWKNQFELADQFELIIPDLRGHGESSKIDGITIHNFASDIIGLLKELEIENAHILGYSMGGAVAQEIYRQVPNLCRTLLLVSTFHYFPKKLKRLLYKNRKAKFEAVTVAGKQTDFISKMALYSWNKEMKEIFNHSFHPKHHIFLQSLNTCLDVNNLSLLPKINIPTLIIGGQYDSVLPVWIQACMHKLILPSEFIIMRNTGHIAKLEAKDRFNNLLRKFLIQHKSVA; encoded by the coding sequence ATGGAAAAATCTAAATGGAGCAAAATGGGAATCCCATACTTACATTTTGGAAGTGGAGAACCATTGGTACTTATCCATGGGTTAGGGGAAGTGAAAGAAGGATGGAAAAATCAATTCGAATTAGCTGATCAATTTGAGTTAATTATTCCCGATTTGAGAGGTCATGGTGAGAGTTCAAAAATAGATGGTATTACGATTCACAACTTTGCTTCTGACATTATTGGACTATTAAAAGAGTTAGAAATTGAAAACGCTCACATACTCGGTTACTCTATGGGTGGAGCCGTTGCACAAGAAATTTACCGCCAAGTCCCAAACCTCTGCCGTACTCTCTTGTTGGTTAGCACCTTTCACTATTTCCCCAAAAAGCTGAAAAGACTATTGTATAAAAATCGAAAAGCTAAGTTTGAAGCTGTTACAGTTGCTGGTAAACAAACCGATTTTATTTCAAAAATGGCTCTATACTCATGGAATAAAGAAATGAAAGAAATATTTAACCACTCCTTTCACCCAAAACATCACATATTTCTACAATCCTTGAACACATGTCTGGATGTAAATAATTTGTCCTTACTGCCTAAAATAAACATTCCAACGTTAATCATAGGCGGCCAGTACGACTCTGTATTACCTGTTTGGATTCAAGCATGCATGCACAAGTTGATTTTGCCTTCTGAATTTATTATCATGAGAAATACTGGACATATTGCCAAGTTAGAAGCCAAAGACAGATTTAACAACTTGCTCCGCAAGTTCTTAATTCAGCACAAGTCAGTTGCATAA
- a CDS encoding alpha/beta fold hydrolase has product MRVKAPGPNFIPQLDIEKETARWNQVYKVLTEPKPDITPTPREIIWKKNKSTLYYHPAKNKKYEIPIFLVYSLLNKSYILDIGEGSSVVGGLTERGYDVYFLDWGSPGYEDREITLDNYIIDYLENAVKRALRHSGAKGISMVGYCLGGTISAIFTSITKLPIRNLVLATVPIDFSVGIVPHKWLKGLQKGVMDFNRFSDVYGVIPSEYMYLMFRGLSPVYISPWVNLITRAHDPKYVEKWRRMDKWTKDTASFAGAAFKQLFNDFYKDNKLLKGELEIGGRKVDLKNIECPTFVFSTSRDTLVLEQQSVPIMNMISSEDKTYQVFEGGHVSLALTGMFAKFADQWLSSHSH; this is encoded by the coding sequence ATGAGAGTAAAAGCACCGGGTCCTAATTTTATTCCCCAGCTCGATATAGAGAAAGAAACTGCAAGATGGAATCAAGTATATAAGGTTCTTACAGAGCCTAAACCAGATATTACTCCGACACCAAGAGAGATTATTTGGAAAAAGAATAAATCCACCTTATATTATCATCCTGCTAAAAATAAAAAATATGAAATTCCTATATTCTTAGTCTATTCCCTGTTAAATAAATCATATATTTTAGACATTGGTGAGGGTAGTAGTGTTGTGGGTGGTTTAACAGAGCGAGGCTATGATGTTTATTTTTTAGACTGGGGTTCACCAGGATATGAAGATCGTGAGATTACCCTTGATAATTATATTATTGATTATTTAGAAAATGCGGTAAAGCGGGCACTTAGGCATTCTGGAGCAAAGGGTATTTCGATGGTTGGTTATTGCCTAGGAGGAACCATTTCAGCCATCTTTACCTCTATTACAAAACTACCAATCAGAAATTTAGTTCTTGCAACCGTTCCGATTGATTTTAGTGTGGGGATTGTTCCGCATAAGTGGTTAAAAGGACTACAAAAGGGTGTGATGGACTTTAACCGGTTTTCTGATGTGTATGGGGTTATTCCATCGGAATATATGTACCTCATGTTTAGAGGGCTTTCACCCGTTTATATCAGTCCTTGGGTTAACCTAATAACCCGGGCACATGACCCTAAGTATGTAGAAAAATGGCGACGGATGGATAAATGGACAAAGGATACTGCTTCATTTGCAGGTGCAGCCTTCAAACAGTTATTTAATGATTTCTACAAAGATAATAAACTACTAAAAGGTGAATTAGAAATCGGTGGCAGGAAAGTAGATTTAAAAAATATTGAGTGCCCAACCTTTGTATTTTCGACATCGAGAGATACTCTAGTATTAGAACAGCAAAGTGTGCCAATTATGAATATGATATCAAGTGAAGATAAAACATATCAGGTATTTGAAGGCGGACATGTTTCCCTCGCTTTAACAGGAATGTTTGCTAAATTTGCTGACCAGTGGCTTTCATCTCATTCACACTAA
- a CDS encoding polyhydroxyalkanoate biosynthesis repressor PhaR: MTKDKTYDPFEGVKRISEMWEKQLNGLLYMMTDNNEFVRLMKTGTESHARYMELLRKNQEVMAGIMNIPTKKDVADVAKISIQAEEKIDKLEEQIWNLQDSMSSLNNEYLEVLKAVNQELSQIKDIRAELASIKTILAKGKGKEKDKVKELELSGVGASK; this comes from the coding sequence ATGACTAAAGATAAAACGTATGACCCATTTGAGGGCGTTAAGCGGATTAGTGAAATGTGGGAGAAGCAATTAAATGGTCTTTTGTATATGATGACGGACAACAATGAGTTTGTCCGCCTCATGAAAACCGGTACCGAAAGCCATGCGCGATATATGGAGCTATTAAGAAAAAACCAAGAGGTAATGGCTGGCATAATGAATATACCGACGAAAAAAGATGTGGCAGATGTAGCGAAGATTTCTATTCAAGCCGAAGAGAAAATAGATAAATTAGAGGAACAAATCTGGAATTTACAGGATAGCATGAGTTCACTTAATAATGAGTACTTAGAAGTTCTTAAAGCCGTTAATCAAGAGTTGTCACAAATAAAGGATATTAGAGCAGAACTTGCATCCATAAAAACTATTCTTGCAAAAGGAAAAGGAAAAGAAAAAGATAAAGTAAAAGAGCTAGAGCTCTCAGGTGTTGGCGCATCTAAATAA
- a CDS encoding AMP-binding protein encodes MRSLKIFKIVSVLPMFHVYGLSCNALSAIRIGCNQLILPRFDVNEVLELVKREKPFQLTAVPTMIFAFNSHPDLEASNLGDIYYLSSGGAPLPVEQVRSFEKRVGVRLADGYGLSETAPSAISTPPFLPRKLGSVGIPLPGTEARIVTQTAHGIEDVPIGEAGELILRGPQVMKGYWKRPGDTEMVLRDGWLFTGDIAKMDEDGYFYILDRKKDIIIASGYNVYPREIEEVLYQHVAVEEAIVIGAPDSYRGETVKAFVKLKTGILVTPETLIEFAKVNLAPYKVPKEIEILDELPKSSVGKFLRRMLRKEEEQLHV; translated from the coding sequence ATGAGAAGCCTGAAAATTTTTAAAATTGTGAGTGTGCTTCCGATGTTCCATGTGTATGGACTTTCGTGTAATGCACTTTCTGCCATTAGGATTGGCTGTAACCAGCTAATTTTACCTAGGTTTGATGTGAATGAAGTATTAGAACTGGTTAAAAGGGAAAAACCATTTCAACTGACAGCAGTCCCAACAATGATTTTCGCTTTTAATAGTCACCCAGATTTAGAGGCAAGTAATCTAGGAGATATCTATTATTTAAGCAGCGGAGGAGCACCTCTTCCGGTTGAGCAGGTAAGGTCCTTTGAGAAAAGAGTTGGAGTAAGATTGGCAGACGGGTATGGATTATCAGAAACGGCTCCATCGGCAATCTCTACACCACCATTCTTACCAAGAAAATTAGGAAGCGTTGGTATTCCTTTGCCAGGCACTGAAGCTAGAATTGTAACACAAACTGCTCATGGTATTGAAGATGTCCCAATTGGGGAAGCAGGAGAATTAATCCTACGTGGACCGCAGGTAATGAAGGGCTACTGGAAACGGCCTGGTGATACGGAAATGGTCTTAAGAGACGGTTGGCTTTTCACTGGAGACATTGCAAAAATGGATGAAGATGGGTACTTCTACATTTTGGATCGTAAGAAAGATATTATTATTGCCAGCGGCTATAATGTTTATCCACGTGAAATCGAAGAAGTGCTCTACCAGCACGTGGCAGTGGAGGAAGCCATTGTGATCGGTGCACCAGATAGTTACAGAGGGGAGACGGTTAAAGCTTTTGTAAAATTAAAGACAGGCATTCTTGTTACGCCCGAAACATTAATTGAATTTGCTAAAGTTAACTTAGCCCCCTATAAGGTTCCAAAAGAAATCGAAATCCTTGATGAACTGCCAAAATCATCCGTAGGTAAATTCTTGAGACGGATGTTACGAAAAGAAGAAGAACAACTACATGTTTAA
- a CDS encoding AMP-binding protein translates to MEYQKKPWLKFYDPRISETVSVEYDSLFDLLKQAANIHNERPALTFYGRSWSYKETKMISEWFAASLYRIGLKKGERLAIMLPNCPHYIFSLFAGFRLGAISVQVNPMYVEREIEYVLNDSEAKYMVVFEDLYSRVKRVQPKTSLERIIVVGFGANRIQLADGDVYFEDFLTHDNVIPEIPIDIAEDVAILQYTGGTTGVSKGVMLTHHNLLANIIQVCDFTYNAVDEKPENF, encoded by the coding sequence TTGGAATATCAAAAAAAACCATGGTTAAAATTTTACGACCCAAGGATTAGTGAAACGGTTTCGGTTGAGTACGATTCATTGTTTGATCTATTAAAGCAGGCAGCCAATATTCACAATGAAAGACCTGCCCTTACTTTTTATGGAAGGTCTTGGAGCTATAAGGAAACCAAAATGATCTCTGAATGGTTTGCTGCCTCTTTATATCGGATTGGTCTAAAAAAGGGAGAACGTCTCGCCATAATGCTGCCAAACTGCCCTCATTATATATTTAGTCTTTTTGCAGGGTTTAGGCTAGGTGCAATTTCTGTTCAAGTTAATCCGATGTACGTCGAAAGAGAAATAGAATATGTGTTAAATGATTCTGAAGCAAAATATATGGTTGTATTTGAGGATTTGTATTCAAGAGTAAAGAGGGTGCAACCAAAGACTTCTTTAGAGAGGATTATTGTTGTTGGTTTTGGTGCTAATAGAATTCAACTGGCTGATGGAGATGTTTACTTTGAGGATTTCCTTACACATGATAATGTCATTCCTGAAATTCCGATTGATATAGCTGAGGATGTCGCCATATTACAATACACTGGTGGGACAACTGGAGTGTCTAAAGGGGTTATGCTTACCCATCACAACCTGTTAGCAAATATCATTCAGGTATGTGATTTTACCTACAATGCGGTGGATGAGAAGCCTGAAAATTTTTAA